A genomic segment from Kyrpidia tusciae DSM 2912 encodes:
- the paaD gene encoding 1,2-phenylacetyl-CoA epoxidase subunit PaaD: protein MIQEKELLVRQALNEVKDPEIPTLSIVELGMVYSVEAGEEEVRVRLMPTFVGCPALDIIRRDVENKVQSATGIPVKVDYVLDEPWTTERITPEGREHLASFGIAPPMAEWWEKPPCPFCGAPETEVENLFGPTACRAIYYCTRCRQPFEGFKPV from the coding sequence GTGATTCAGGAAAAAGAGCTTTTGGTGCGCCAGGCCCTGAACGAGGTCAAGGATCCAGAAATCCCGACCCTTAGTATCGTCGAACTGGGAATGGTGTACAGCGTGGAGGCGGGCGAGGAGGAGGTCCGGGTGCGCCTGATGCCCACCTTTGTGGGATGCCCCGCCCTGGATATCATTCGCCGGGATGTGGAGAATAAGGTGCAGTCCGCCACCGGAATCCCGGTGAAGGTGGACTACGTGCTTGACGAGCCGTGGACAACCGAGCGGATCACCCCTGAGGGGCGGGAACATTTGGCGTCGTTTGGCATTGCCCCCCCCATGGCCGAGTGGTGGGAGAAACCGCCCTGTCCCTTCTGCGGGGCTCCGGAGACGGAAGTGGAAAACTTGTTTGGACCCACGGCTTGCCGGGCGATCTATTACTGCACCCGGTGTCGCCAGCCTTTCGAGGGGTTCAAACCGGTGTGA
- a CDS encoding EthD family reductase, translating into MVKLIALYRQPGDRDAFDRHYREVHTPLAEKMPGLQKLEVTRIVGDPMGGASEWYLMAELYFADRQTLDAAMASPEGKAAAKDLMGFAGKIVTMVVGEVKEG; encoded by the coding sequence TTGGTGAAACTTATTGCACTGTACCGCCAGCCCGGGGATCGGGATGCCTTCGACCGGCATTATCGCGAAGTGCATACGCCTTTGGCGGAGAAGATGCCAGGGCTTCAGAAGCTGGAAGTCACGCGGATTGTCGGCGATCCCATGGGCGGAGCGTCGGAATGGTATCTGATGGCGGAGCTGTATTTTGCCGACCGCCAGACCCTGGACGCGGCCATGGCCTCACCCGAGGGGAAGGCGGCCGCCAAAGATTTGATGGGCTTTGCCGGGAAGATTGTCACCATGGTCGTCGGCGAGGTGAAGGAAGGGTGA
- a CDS encoding TetR/AcrR family transcriptional regulator, with product MARRGRKEQILAASERLFSEKGYHGTTIRDIAEASGILSGSLYAHIDSKEDLLFEIVNQGADNFLGALEPIVASPGNPEEKLRRGLAAHIRVVGEHLHAAKVFLHDWRALSDERRQIILEKRRRYEALWGALLEEGIQAGVFRPVHPKFAQLVILSVANWVYQWYDPEGPLGPDEIADQFARILLEGLNQSS from the coding sequence GTGGCGCGAAGGGGGCGCAAGGAACAGATCCTGGCGGCGTCCGAGCGTTTGTTCAGTGAAAAAGGGTATCACGGGACGACGATTCGGGATATCGCCGAGGCCAGCGGCATCCTTTCCGGGAGCCTGTACGCCCACATCGATTCCAAAGAGGACCTGCTCTTTGAGATCGTTAACCAGGGTGCGGACAATTTTCTCGGGGCCTTAGAGCCGATCGTCGCGTCGCCTGGGAATCCCGAAGAAAAGCTGCGCCGGGGACTCGCGGCGCACATTCGGGTGGTGGGGGAACACCTGCACGCGGCGAAAGTCTTTCTTCACGACTGGCGGGCGCTCAGTGATGAACGCAGGCAGATCATTCTCGAAAAGCGGCGCAGGTACGAGGCCCTGTGGGGCGCACTGTTGGAAGAAGGAATCCAAGCCGGGGTTTTTCGACCAGTTCACCCGAAGTTTGCCCAACTTGTGATTCTATCTGTGGCGAACTGGGTGTATCAATGGTATGACCCCGAAGGTCCTTTGGGTCCCGATGAGATTGCTGATCAGTTCGCGAGAATTCTCCTGGAGGGGCTGAACCAGTCGAGCTAA
- a CDS encoding phenylacetate--CoA ligase family protein: MFQPELETMDRSRLQALQGERLAKTVERVYHRVPFYRRLLDERGIRPGDIRRVEDVVKLPFTKKTDLREHYPFGLFAADRKELSRIHASSGTKGKPTVVGYTQNDITNWSECMARAIITAGGRPGDTFHVAFGYGLFTGGLGLHYGAERAGMAVIPVSGGSTPRQISLIEDLQPRGICGTPSYVLNIAETMIAMGKDPRKTSLEYGIFGAEPWSEEMRQMLQDYFGIKALDIYGLSEVMGPGVGIECYEAQDGLHVAEDHFLVEVIDPITHEPLPYGETGELVFTTLTKEAIPLLRYRTGDIASLNPEPCRCGRTHIRMSRIKGRLDDMLIVRGVNVFPSELETAVLSVDELSPHYRIVVDREGTLDELTVEVEIQPSLLQDMGGKFDPDHESLVNLSRRVSHLLKQTVGVTTRVDLKEPGTLPRSEGKAVRVVDRRKLYG; this comes from the coding sequence ATGTTTCAGCCTGAACTGGAGACGATGGATCGCAGCCGGCTACAGGCCCTTCAAGGAGAACGCCTCGCCAAGACAGTAGAACGCGTGTACCACCGGGTACCCTTCTACCGCCGGCTGTTGGACGAGCGCGGGATTCGGCCCGGGGATATTCGCCGGGTCGAGGACGTGGTGAAACTGCCCTTCACCAAAAAAACCGATTTGCGGGAGCACTATCCCTTTGGTCTGTTCGCGGCAGACCGAAAGGAGTTGTCCCGGATCCACGCATCGTCGGGCACCAAGGGAAAGCCGACGGTAGTGGGGTACACCCAGAATGATATCACAAATTGGTCGGAATGCATGGCCCGGGCGATCATTACAGCGGGAGGAAGGCCCGGCGATACCTTTCACGTGGCCTTTGGCTACGGATTGTTCACCGGAGGCCTCGGTTTGCATTACGGGGCGGAGCGGGCGGGAATGGCGGTCATCCCCGTTTCCGGCGGCAGTACACCGCGCCAAATCAGTCTCATCGAGGACCTCCAGCCCCGGGGGATTTGTGGAACGCCGTCGTATGTACTGAATATTGCCGAAACCATGATCGCCATGGGGAAAGATCCCCGAAAAACCAGTCTCGAGTACGGCATCTTTGGAGCCGAGCCTTGGTCTGAAGAGATGCGGCAGATGCTGCAGGATTATTTTGGCATAAAAGCGCTGGACATTTATGGGCTGTCCGAAGTGATGGGTCCAGGGGTGGGGATCGAGTGTTACGAGGCCCAAGATGGTCTGCACGTGGCGGAAGACCATTTTCTCGTGGAGGTCATTGATCCCATCACCCATGAACCGTTGCCTTACGGAGAAACCGGGGAATTGGTGTTCACCACGTTGACGAAAGAGGCCATTCCGCTGCTTCGTTACCGGACGGGAGACATCGCCAGTTTAAACCCCGAGCCCTGCCGGTGTGGGCGCACCCATATCCGGATGTCCCGAATCAAGGGGCGCCTAGACGACATGCTGATCGTCCGCGGGGTGAATGTCTTCCCCTCTGAGTTGGAAACGGCGGTGCTCAGCGTCGACGAATTGTCCCCCCATTACCGAATCGTCGTGGACCGGGAAGGAACGCTGGATGAGCTCACCGTGGAGGTGGAGATTCAGCCGAGCTTGCTTCAGGACATGGGGGGCAAGTTCGACCCGGATCATGAATCGCTCGTCAACCTTTCCCGGCGGGTCAGTCACCTGTTGAAACAGACGGTGGGCGTCACGACCCGGGTGGACCTCAAAGAACCGGGAACTTTGCCCCGCAGCGAAGGAAAGGCTGTTCGGGTGGTGGATCGGCGGAAATTGTATGGCTAA